The Corallococcus caeni genomic sequence TGGTTCCGGATGTCGCGGGATGGCTGTTGGAACGGATGCCCGATGTTCCCGAAACAGCAGCGACGACTCTCGCGCCGGACTGGGTCTGCGAGGTGCTGTCTCCATCCACCCGGAAGCTGGACCGCGAGGCGAAAATGCCGGTGTACGCCCGCGAGGGAGTGCGGCATGTCTGGTTGATGGATCCTCGGACGCGCACGTTGGAGGTCTTCGTCCTGAAGGATGGACGGTACTCGGCGCTGCTCACGCATTCCGGGACTGCTTCCGTGCGCGCGGAGCCCTTCGACGCGGTGGAACTGGATCTCGCGTTCATCTGGGACGCAGAGCAATCTGAAGGGGTGGACCTGAAAGGTCGCGTTGATTTGATTCAACCTTGAGGATTGAATGGGCTTGTCATGGCATCGGCTCCGGATGGGCTCACGTGCGATGACGAAGGGGACCGCATGAAGAAGAAGCCCGCGACTACCGCGGACCTGGATGCACTGCCCGAAACCCAGGTGGGAGAGATCATCAACGGGGAGCTGCACGTGAGCCCCTTGCTCAAACCACTGGATTCCTTCTTTGCGTCCTACTTCTTGGTGGAGCTCATACAGTTCTTCGACAAGAGAATGCGTGGGGCTGGTGGTTGGCTCATCGTGCGCAAGGCCGAAGTGGGCCTGGGCGGCGACATCCTGGTCCCTGATCTTCTTGGCTGGAGACGGGAGCGGGCGCCAAGGATCTCGGAGCCTGATCCCATCATTCCGACGCCTGATTGGGTAGGTGAGGTGCTGACGCCTGAAACGGAACTCCTGGATCGGGAGCTGAAGCTGCCGCTGTACGAGCGCGCGGGAATTCCGCATGTCTGGTTCATCGAACGGGAGTCCCGGCTGCTGGAGCTTTTCCTGCTCAAGGCGGGTCGCTATGAGCGGAGGGCGATCTCGCTGGATGCTGAACCCGTGAGGATTGAACCCTTCGAAGCTTTGACCCTGGATTGCTCCTATCTCTGGGAGCAGCTGGACTGACGGGGAAGTTCGGTTCCTTGCGCTGGGTCACGGCTGGCGGCCAGACGAGCACGGATTCAGGTGCGCGTGGGCGGGAGGCGCGGGAGGCTTGAGCCCATGCCGCTGTCTCCGTTCTCGCTCCTCATCGCGCTGGGTGCCGTGCTCGGGCACCTGTACTTGTTCCGGCGGCTCGTGTGGAACCTCACGTCCCGTCGCGGGCCCCGGCTTGTCGCCGCGCTCTTGCTGGGCTTCATGACGGTGGTGCTGATTGCGCGGCGCTACCTTCAGCGCACGCTGCCGGAGGCTCCTGGCGACGTGGTGGAGCTGGTGTCCTATTCGTGGATGGGCGTGGCGCTGTGCCTGGTGCTCGCGCTCGCGGGGCTCGACGTGGGCCGGGCCGTGCTCGCCCTGCGACGCCGGGTCCGGCCTGCTCCCGCCGCGCCTTCCGTGGATGTGGAGCGGCGGCGCTTCCTGTCGCAGGCGACCGCGGGTGGGGCGCTCGCGCTGGGCGGGGGGCTGGCGGGGTATGGCAGCTGGCGCGCGTTCACGGCTCCGGAGGTCACGGAGCTGGTGGTCCGTATCCCCAGGCTGCCCCGCGCGCTGGACGGCTTCAGCATCGTGCAGCTCACCGACCTGCACGTGGGCCCGTTCATCCAGCGGCGCTTCATGGACGAGCTGGTGCGGCGGGCCAACGCGCTCAAGCCGGACCTCGTCGCCATCACCGGCGACCTGGTGGACGGCACCGTGCCCCGGCTGGGCGGCTTCGTCGCGGCGCTCGGCAACCTCCAGGCGCGCTACGGCCGCTTCTTCGTCACCGGCAACCATGACTATTCGTCCGGCGCGGAGGCGTGGGTGGCGCACCTGGACTCGCTGGGCATTCCCTCGCTGCGCAACCGGCACGTGCGCATCGGGGACGCGGGCGGCGCGTTCGACCTGGTTGGCGTGGACGACTGGCACGGCGGTCGGCGCCTGGGCCAGAAGGGCTATGACCTGGAGCAGGCGCTCGCGGGCCGCGACCCGGAGCGCGCCGCGGTGCTGCTCGCGCACCAGCCCGCCAACTTCAAGGTGGCCGCAGAGCAGGGCGTGGACCTCCAGATCTCCGGCCACACCCACGGCGGCCAGCTCTTCCCCATGACGGCGCTCATCGGGCTGAGCTGGGAGCACTCCGCCGGCCACTACCGGCACGGCGATTCGCACATCTACGTCAGCCGGGGTTGCGGCTTCTGGGGACCGCCCATGCGGCTGGGCAGCCCCCCGGAGCTGGTCAAGCTGGTGCTGACTTCGTGAGGAACGCGTCCAGCGCGGCGTTGACCGCGTCCGGATGGTCCAGCTGGATCCAATGGCCGGCGCCCTCCACCACCTGGTGCGCCACGCCCTCCCCCAGCCGGTGGAGGCTGTGCGGCGCGTCGTTGTCCGGCGCGACGAGCGAGAACTTCGGCCCCGGGTAGCGCGCGAGCGCGGCCGCCAAATCAAAGCGCAGGCTGGAGCGCTGCACCGCCACCACCGCGGACAGCGGCGTGGCGTCCAGGTCCGCCAGCAGGCGCTCGCGCACGTCCGAGCGCTCCCCCGCCATCTGCGCCCAGTCCTGCCGCACCGCCTGCGCCACGTCCGGCGCGTCCAGCGAGGCGAGGTACGCGGTCACCTGCTCCTCTGGGTACCGGCGCGAGTCCGTCATCGGATCCACCAGGAACAGCCCCGCCACCTGCCGGGGGTTCTCCCCCGCGTACGCCAGCGCCACGCCCCCGCTGATGCTGTGCCCCACCAGCACGAAGCGGCGCAGCCCCAGCGCGCGCACGACCGCGGCGATGTCGCCTGTCAGCGACTCCAGCGTGAAGTCCTCCGGCTCCGGGTACGTGGATCCGCCGTGGCCGCGCAGCTCCAGCGCGATGCCCCGGCGGCCCTGCCGGGCCAGGTGCTCCAATTGCGCCTGCCAGTGGGAAGTGTTGCCCGCGAGCCCGTGCACGAAGACGACGGGCAGGGCCTTCCCCCCTCCGCCGGTGTCCACCAGCCGCAGGTCGCCCGCGGGCCCCGCCACGCGGAAGTCGTCGAAGCGGACGCGCTGGGGTTCGAAGGCCTGCCCTTCCGCGAAGGGGACCTCGTAGTGGGTGACGTGCAGGTCCCGGTCGATGAGGTAGCGGTCGTCCTCCGGGAAGAAGATGGCGCGCTCCGGCGTGTCGCCCGCGAAGCGCTTCACCGCGTCCATCGACTCCCAGAGGGTGACGAGAAGGAACTCCGCGCGCCCGTCCGCCACCTTGCGCAGGCAGTACGCGGCCAGGTTGCCCGGCGTGCGCCGGTAGTGCGTGAGGCCCGTCTGGTGGAGATAGGTGAGGTAGGCGTCGGCGTCCTCCGCCTTCGTCACCCCGCGCCAGGTGCGTGCGAGCATTCCAGGTTCCTCGTGCCGCATGAGTGGAGCCCGGCATGTAGCGCGCCCGGTGGGAGGACGGCCACCCCGCGCGGTGGGCCCGGCGTGGGCAGACGACACTTGGCTTGGGGGCGGGCGTCACCGACGATGCCGCGCACACGTGGACACGAACCCTGGCGCACCGATTCCCGAGGCGGACTCCCGGCGGGTGGACGAGGTCCGGCCCGGCTGGCGCTGGATTGTCGGGGGGCTGTCGCTGGTGCTGCCGGCGCTCTTCTTCTTCCGGGCGACGTTCACGCGCGACATCTTCCTGGCGGGCGACACGCTGCGGGCCTTCTACCCGATGCGGGCCTATTGGGCCTCGCGCGTGTCGCGGGGCGAGTTCCCCGACTGGTTCCCCTACGACGGCTTCGGGCAGTCGTTCCCCGCCATCTTCATCTCCGGCGTGTTCCACCCCACGACGCTGCTGCACCTGGTGCTGCCCCTGGGCGGGGCGGTGAAGCTCACCGTGCTGCTGTGCTTCCCGGTCGCGCTGCTGGGCACGGTGGCGCTCCTGCGCGAGTGGGGCGTCCCCCGCGCGGGCGCGCTGTTCGGAGCGCTGACGTTCACCTTCAGCGGCTATCTGGTCTGCATCACGAACAACCCCACGTACCTGCTGCCCGCGAGCACCGTCCCCGCCGCGCTCTGGGGCGTGCTGCGCTTCGTGCGGCGCCCCACGGCGGCCCGGCTCACGGTGGGCGGGGGACTGCTGGCGCTGGTCGCGTTCGGCGGGGATGCGCAGGCGTTCGCCGTCACGCAGGCGCTCGGGGTGCTGGTGGCGCTGACGGAGCCCGTGACGGCGCCGGGGACGTGGGGCCGGCGCGTGGGGGCGTGTCTGCTGCTGGTGGCGACGGGCGGGCTGCTGGCCGCGCCCCAGTTGCTCCCCGCCGCGGCGCTGGTGGCGACGGGCGAGCCCGGGGCCCGGTCGCTGGCGGAGGCGCAGAACTTCTCCCTGCATCCGCTGCGCGTGGGGGAGCTGGTGCTGGGCCCGTTCCTGACGG encodes the following:
- a CDS encoding metallophosphoesterase, producing the protein MPLSPFSLLIALGAVLGHLYLFRRLVWNLTSRRGPRLVAALLLGFMTVVLIARRYLQRTLPEAPGDVVELVSYSWMGVALCLVLALAGLDVGRAVLALRRRVRPAPAAPSVDVERRRFLSQATAGGALALGGGLAGYGSWRAFTAPEVTELVVRIPRLPRALDGFSIVQLTDLHVGPFIQRRFMDELVRRANALKPDLVAITGDLVDGTVPRLGGFVAALGNLQARYGRFFVTGNHDYSSGAEAWVAHLDSLGIPSLRNRHVRIGDAGGAFDLVGVDDWHGGRRLGQKGYDLEQALAGRDPERAAVLLAHQPANFKVAAEQGVDLQISGHTHGGQLFPMTALIGLSWEHSAGHYRHGDSHIYVSRGCGFWGPPMRLGSPPELVKLVLTS
- a CDS encoding Uma2 family endonuclease, whose product is MKKKPATTADLDALPETQVGEIINGELHVSPLLKPLDSFFASYFLVELIQFFDKRMRGAGGWLIVRKAEVGLGGDILVPDLLGWRRERAPRISEPDPIIPTPDWVGEVLTPETELLDRELKLPLYERAGIPHVWFIERESRLLELFLLKAGRYERRAISLDAEPVRIEPFEALTLDCSYLWEQLD
- a CDS encoding alpha/beta fold hydrolase, encoding MLARTWRGVTKAEDADAYLTYLHQTGLTHYRRTPGNLAAYCLRKVADGRAEFLLVTLWESMDAVKRFAGDTPERAIFFPEDDRYLIDRDLHVTHYEVPFAEGQAFEPQRVRFDDFRVAGPAGDLRLVDTGGGGKALPVVFVHGLAGNTSHWQAQLEHLARQGRRGIALELRGHGGSTYPEPEDFTLESLTGDIAAVVRALGLRRFVLVGHSISGGVALAYAGENPRQVAGLFLVDPMTDSRRYPEEQVTAYLASLDAPDVAQAVRQDWAQMAGERSDVRERLLADLDATPLSAVVAVQRSSLRFDLAAALARYPGPKFSLVAPDNDAPHSLHRLGEGVAHQVVEGAGHWIQLDHPDAVNAALDAFLTKSAPA